Proteins from a single region of Macaca fascicularis isolate 582-1 chromosome 5, T2T-MFA8v1.1:
- the LYAR gene encoding cell growth-regulating nucleolar protein isoform X1 codes for MVFFTCNACGESVKKIQVEKHVSVCRNCECLSCIDCGKDFWGDDYKNHVKCISEDQKYGGKGYEGKTHKDDIKQQAWIQKISELIKRPNVSPKVRELLEQISAFDNVPRKKAKFQNWMKNSLKVHNESILDQVWNIFSEASNSEPVSKEQDQQPLHPVAHPRAEISTKVPPSKVKDAVEQQGEVKKNKRERKEERQKKRKREKKELKLENHQENSRNQKPKKRKKGQEADLGAGGEEVPEANGSAGKRSKKKKQRKDSAGEEEANVGAGKRKRKHSEVETDSKKKKMKLPEHPEGGEPEDHEAPAKGKFNWKGTIKAILKQAPDNEITIKKLRKKVLAQYYTVTDEHHRSEEELLVIFNKKISKNPTFKLLKDKVKLVK; via the exons ATGGTATTTTTTACATGCAATGCATGTGGTGAATCAGTGAAGAAAATACAAGTGGAAAAGCATGTGTCTGTTTGCAGAAACTGTGAATGCCTTTCTTGCATTGACTGTGGTAAAGATTTCTG GGGTGATGACTATAAAAACCACGTGAAATGCATAAGTGAAGATCAGAAGTATGGTGGCAAAGGTTATGAAGGTAAAACCCACAAAGACGACATTAAACAGCAGGCGTGGATTCAG aAAATTAGTGAATTAATAAAGAGACCCAACGTCAGCCCCAAAGTGAGAGAACTTTTAGAGCAAATTAGTGCTTTTGACAACGTTCCCAGGAAAAAGGCAAAATTTCAG AATTGGATGAAGAACAGTTTAAAAGTTCATAATGAATCCATTCTGGACCAggtgtggaatatcttttctgAAGCTTCCAACAGT GAACCAGTCAGTAAGGAACAGGATCAACAGCCACTCCACCCAGTGGCACATCCTCGTGCAGAAATCTCCACCAAGGTTCCACCCTCCAAAGTGAAAGATGCCGTGGAACAGCAAGGGGAGgtgaagaagaataaaagagaaagaaaggaagaacggcagaagaaaaggaaaagagaaaagaaagaactaaaattagaaaaccaCCAGGAAAACTCAAGGAATCAGAAGCCTAAGAAGCGTAAAAAGGGACAGGAGGCTGACCTTGGGGCTGGTGGAGAGGAAGTCCCTGAGGCCAACGGCTCTGCAGGGAAGAGGAGCAAGAAGAAGAAGCAGCGCAAGGACAGTGCTGGTGAGGAAGAGGCAAACGTGGGTGCAGGAAAGAGGAAGCGGAAGCACTCAGAAG TTGAAACAGAttctaagaagaaaaagatgaagctCCCAGAGCATCCTGAGGGCGGAGAACCAGAAGACCATGAGGCTCCTGCAAAAG GTAAATTCAACTGGAAGGGAACGATTAAAGCAATTCTGAAACAGGCCCCAGACaatgaaataacaataaaaaagctAAGGAAAAAG GTTTTAGCTCAGTACTACACAGTGACAGATGAGCATCACAGATCCGAAGAGGAACTCCTGGtcatttttaacaagaaaatcAGCAAGAACCCTACCTTTAAGTTATTAAAGGACAAAGTCAAGCTTGTGAAATGa
- the LYAR gene encoding cell growth-regulating nucleolar protein isoform X2, with amino-acid sequence MKNSLKVHNESILDQVWNIFSEASNSEPVSKEQDQQPLHPVAHPRAEISTKVPPSKVKDAVEQQGEVKKNKRERKEERQKKRKREKKELKLENHQENSRNQKPKKRKKGQEADLGAGGEEVPEANGSAGKRSKKKKQRKDSAGEEEANVGAGKRKRKHSEVETDSKKKKMKLPEHPEGGEPEDHEAPAKGKFNWKGTIKAILKQAPDNEITIKKLRKKVLAQYYTVTDEHHRSEEELLVIFNKKISKNPTFKLLKDKVKLVK; translated from the exons ATGAAGAACAGTTTAAAAGTTCATAATGAATCCATTCTGGACCAggtgtggaatatcttttctgAAGCTTCCAACAGT GAACCAGTCAGTAAGGAACAGGATCAACAGCCACTCCACCCAGTGGCACATCCTCGTGCAGAAATCTCCACCAAGGTTCCACCCTCCAAAGTGAAAGATGCCGTGGAACAGCAAGGGGAGgtgaagaagaataaaagagaaagaaaggaagaacggcagaagaaaaggaaaagagaaaagaaagaactaaaattagaaaaccaCCAGGAAAACTCAAGGAATCAGAAGCCTAAGAAGCGTAAAAAGGGACAGGAGGCTGACCTTGGGGCTGGTGGAGAGGAAGTCCCTGAGGCCAACGGCTCTGCAGGGAAGAGGAGCAAGAAGAAGAAGCAGCGCAAGGACAGTGCTGGTGAGGAAGAGGCAAACGTGGGTGCAGGAAAGAGGAAGCGGAAGCACTCAGAAG TTGAAACAGAttctaagaagaaaaagatgaagctCCCAGAGCATCCTGAGGGCGGAGAACCAGAAGACCATGAGGCTCCTGCAAAAG GTAAATTCAACTGGAAGGGAACGATTAAAGCAATTCTGAAACAGGCCCCAGACaatgaaataacaataaaaaagctAAGGAAAAAG GTTTTAGCTCAGTACTACACAGTGACAGATGAGCATCACAGATCCGAAGAGGAACTCCTGGtcatttttaacaagaaaatcAGCAAGAACCCTACCTTTAAGTTATTAAAGGACAAAGTCAAGCTTGTGAAATGa